In Microvenator marinus, one genomic interval encodes:
- a CDS encoding FKBP-type peptidyl-prolyl cis-trans isomerase yields the protein MQATVENGKVVFIHFTLTNQEGEELDSTHGDEPLFYLHGADNIVPGLEQALEGKQVGDKVQAVVAPEDGYGERSEAPPQRVSKDEFPDDMEVLPGMPLHAETDDGFITVWVTDVTADWVEIDTNHPLAGETLHFDVEIVRVRDAHKDELEHGHPHGPEGTEGHHHH from the coding sequence GTGCAAGCCACGGTAGAAAACGGAAAAGTCGTCTTTATTCACTTCACACTCACAAACCAAGAGGGCGAGGAACTCGATTCTACGCACGGCGATGAGCCACTCTTCTACCTTCATGGCGCGGACAACATCGTGCCTGGCCTCGAGCAAGCTCTCGAGGGCAAGCAAGTAGGAGATAAGGTCCAGGCTGTGGTTGCGCCAGAGGACGGTTACGGAGAGCGCTCAGAAGCTCCTCCACAACGAGTGTCCAAAGATGAGTTCCCAGACGATATGGAAGTGCTGCCGGGTATGCCGCTTCACGCCGAAACCGACGACGGATTCATCACCGTTTGGGTCACTGACGTCACCGCGGATTGGGTTGAGATCGACACGAATCACCCGCTCGCCGGCGAAACCCTTCACTTCGACGTGGAGATCGTCCGAGTTCGAGACGCGCATAAAGACGAGCTCGAGCACGGCCACCCACACGGGCCAGAAGGCACCGAAGGTCACCATCACCACTGA